One genomic region from Cryptococcus neoformans var. grubii H99 chromosome 10, complete sequence encodes:
- a CDS encoding small subunit ribosomal protein S18, which produces MSFAPLEAHQQFQHILRLLNTNVKGGGKIMYALTEIKGVGRRYANLVCKKADVDLNKRAGELNSDELERIVTIMQNPAQFKIPSWFLNRQRDINDGKSQHILSNVIDQRLREDLERLKKIRTHRGLRHHWGLKVRGQHTKTTGRRVGRAVAGKKK; this is translated from the exons ATGTCCTTCGCTCCCCTCGAGGCCCACCAGCAATTCCAG CACATCTTGCGTCTCCTTAACACCAACGTTAAGGGTGGCGGTAAGATCATGTACGCTCTTACTGAGATCAAGGGTGTCGGTCGACGATACGCCAACTTGGTCTGCAAGAAGGCCGATGTCGACCTCAACAAGAG GGCTGGTGAGCTCAACTCCGACGAGCTCGAGCGAATCGTCACCATCATGCAGAACCCCGCCCAGTTCAAGATCCCCTCTTGGTTCCTTAACAGGCAGCGAGACATCAACGACGGCAAGAGCCAGcacatcctctccaacGTTATCGACCAGCGTCTCCGTGAGGACCTCgagaggttgaagaagatcagGACCCACCGAGGTCTCCGACACCACTGGGGTCTTAAGGTCAGGGGTCAGCACACCAAGACCAC TGGTCGTCGTGTTGGCAGGGCCGTCGCGGGTAAGAAGAAGTAA
- a CDS encoding glycogen debranching enzyme, with protein MTILDSLKPSNIEIPMPKVTPQGDGKKTPKTPQDEAISFFSREGDGEPVQVWELSLEDDGGPSPEKSYIRLPPPFKPYVLRFTLQPGTDVTRNGVLKSDFPMDGGAFKRDDWKERKLPSDLSKPIEVDLPISAPGAFCYFIEYDSPDSTGRVQGRKGYFNVDPIITLPARTPFFPPDTPITSGPLKDESSGAILPKDKQLSLDGLIIISVLAKWMGKTTEWEPFFAEASRRGYNMLHWAPLQQRGKSGSPYSIQNQLVFDIDLLKDSKAKDGGVKEVEQVLKFAKEKYGLGGVTDVVLNHTAYDSPWLQEHPEAGYSPYNTPHLAPALAFEDALLGLTSRLSSLGLPTNLESESDLQALIPHIKSAIDDAKLWEYYIFDVQGSERAVADSLLNSKPEAPKPWKGDSLQGKTLDELAEIVKSSDIIASYRAYSSRYCTSVPPAVAAGFIQAAYPGDSAENQASRWGKILDVLNVDLYKECNEDIQAGIDGAVGRLRYTRLEEGGPKLGELTEERAIVERYFTRIPKNDVTKKHPESALAVANNGWMWAADPLNNFAEYPSKAYLRRQVIVWDDCVKLRYGSQASDNPWLWQHMISYAELLAGMFDGFRLDNSHSTPLHLGKAVIDAGRRVNPNLYIMAELFTGSQEMDLKFVRELGINSLVREAYNGNTVKNFADLLWRFGLGKPVGSMDVACLTSSGEVNLNLSSSKSSTRPALVTPLQGSVPHAVFYDLTHDNQSPRDKRTAEDALSTGALVTFCAAALGSNKGFDDLYPKLLDLVTDNRKYEVISKEKEKSSSIGNVKRVLNALHVEMMEGGYSEGYVHEDGEYLMIHRVHPVTHKGYMLVAHTAYPGFKGRGWVKPIRLGRTSISYIFGASIETRFEEWEDHPSTHRGIPSTLTEIAPPEITKGIENGEEYQEVVVPEEFAPGSIMVFATQMSDISGDLDAFCKEGAIDAMSQLDLVDLNVILHRADGEEQDATGGDGTYTIPNYGSITFCGLEGWMHPLREITKKNDLGHPLCQHLREGTWAFDYVVNRLNKQTFDLPRLQAPAKWFASRFDQIKATAPSFMRPKYFSLVIHEAYKAARRAVVEQCSEFVSSGHSLTHDLALCSVQMYGLVKSASLDPGRAVPSLAAGLPHFAAGWARCWGRDVFISLRGLFLTTGNYPAARAHILSFGSTLKHGLIPNLLDSTRNPRYNCRDGPWWFIQNIQDYTHMAPNGLTILSDKVKRRFPADDTWVAWDSPRAYEYESSVAELIQEILQRHAEGIEFREYNAGPNLDMDMRDEGFNQKIWVDWETGIIFGGNRYNCGTWMDKMGSSEKAGNKGLPATPRDGAPIEITGLLKSALTWLDKLSKGGKFPFKGVNASVKGQKRLVTYKEWSDLIQAAFEKHYYVPSDPAEDDKYVINKGLVNRRGIYKDVFGTPKDREWSDYQLRCNFTLPMIVAPELFTPSKAVGALNIADAVLRAPLGMKTLDPSDSQYRGDYYNSNDSTDQAIAKGWNYHQGPEWGFPLGWFLMAYLKFDRLAGEGKSNPTKTMHYISNILRNLARHIESDPWRGLPELTNSNGSFCYDSCNTQAWSASTILDVLEEMHKAGKN; from the exons ATGACTATCCTCGACTCACTCAAACCAAGCAACATCGAGATCCCCATGCCCAAAGTTACCCCTCAGGGCGATGGTAAGAAGACTCCCAAGACACCGCAAGATGAAGCcatctcattcttctcccgCGAGGGAGATGGTGAGCCAGTGCAGGTTTGGGAACTGTCgctggaggatgatggaggtCCTAGTCCCGAAAAGAGT TACATCCGACTTCCCCCTCCTTTCAAACCGTATGTCTTGAGGTTTACCCTTCAGCCTGGTACGGATGTCACTCGCAATGGCGTGCTTAAAAGCGACTTTCCGATGGACGGGGGCGCGTTTAAGCGGGATGACTGGAAAGAGCGAAAGTTGCCCTCCGACCTGAGCAA ACCTATCGAGGTCGACCTTCCGATTTCCGCTCCCGGAGCATTCTGTTACTTTATCGAGTATGACTCGCCCGATTCCACAGGTCGAGTTCAAGGCCGAAAAGGCTACTTTAACGTTGATCCCATCATTACTCTTCCTGCTCGtaccccattcttccctcctgATACCCCTATCACATCCGGCCCTCTGAAAGATGAGTCTTCAGGTGccatccttcccaaagACAAGCAGCTTAGCCTTGATGGtcttatcatcatctctgtTCTTGCCAAATGGATGGGCAAGACTACAGAATGGGAACCATTCTTCGCTGAGGCTAGCAGAAGAGGCTACAACATGCTTCATTGGGCGCCTCTCCAACAAAGGGGCAAGTCTGGCAGTCCCTACTCTATTCAAAACCAGTTGGTCTTTGATATAGACCTCTTGAAGGACTCCAAGGCGAAGGATGGTGGAGTGAAGGAGGTTGAACAAGTGCTGAAGTTtgcaaaggaaaagtaCGGTTTAGGGGGTGTCACTGACGTGGTGTTAAATCACACTGCGTATGATTCTCCTTGGTTGCAGGAGCACCCTGAAGCTG GTTACTCCCCATACAACACTCCTCACCTAGCTCCTGCCCTCGCATTTGAGGATGCTCTTCTCGGCTTGACATCAAGACTCTCATCCCTTGGTCTCCCCACCAACCTTGAATCCGAGTCCGACCTCCAGGCATTGATCCCCCACATCAAATCCGCCATCGACGATGCCAAATTGTGGGAGTACTACATCTTTGACGTCCAAGGCTCCGAGCGTGCTGTTGCGGATTCTTTGCTCAACTCCAAACCTGAAGCGCCCAAGCCTTGGAAGGGCGATTCCCTTCAAGGCAAGACGCTCGATGAACTCGCCGAAATTGTCAAATCTTCCGACATCATCGCCTCTTACCGCGCTTACTCCTCTCGATACTGCACTTCTGTCCCTCCCGCGGTGGCTGCAGGGTTTATCCAAGCGGCTTATCCAGGTGACTCTGCGGAGAACCAAGCCAGTCGATGGGGCAAGATCTTGGACGTGCTGAATGTGGATCTTTATAAGGAATGCAATGAGGATATCCAGGCTGGTATCGATGGTGCTGTGGGGAGGTTGAGATATACCAGgttggaggagggtggACCTAAGCTTGGAGAGCTTACCGAAGA GCGAGCAATCGTGGAGCGCTACTTCACTCGAATCCCCAAGAACGATGTTACCAAGAAACACCCTGAGAGTGCCCTCGCTGTCGCCAACAACGGCTGGATGTGGGCTGCTGATCCTTTGAACAACTTTGCCGAGTACCCTTCTAAAGCCTACCTGCGCCGGCAGGTCATTGTCTGGGATGACTGTGTCAAGCTCCGATACGGTTCTCAAGCTTCTGATAACCCGTGGCTATGGCAGCACATGATCTCGTACGCTGAACTCCTCGCTGGGATGTTTGATGGTTTCCGTTTAGACAATTCTCACTCCACCCCATTGCACTTGGGCAAGGCCGTCATTGACGCTGGCCGACGAGTGAACCCCAATCTCTACATCATGGCTGAACTCTTCACTGGAAGCCAGGAGATGGACTTGAAGTTTGTCAGAGAGTTGGGTATCAACAGTCTTGTCAGGGAGGCGTACAATGGTAACACTGTCAAGAACTTTGCAGATCTCCTTTGGAGATTTGGTCTTGGGAAGCCTGTCGGTTCTATGGATGTCGCATGCCTTACATCATCGGGAGAGGTCAACCTTAacctttcatcatcaaagTCCAGCACCCGTCCAGCGCTTGTCACCCCTCTTCAAGGCTCTGTTCCCCACGCAGTCTTTTATGACCTTACCCACGACAACCAATCCCCTCGAGATAAGCGAACTGCCGAAGATGCCTTGTCTACAGGTGCCCTTGTGACCTTTTGTGCTGCCGCTTTGGGATCCAACAAAGGTTTTGATGATCTGTACCCCAAGCTACTTGATTTGGTCACCGATAACAGAAAGTACGAGGTCATTAgtaaggagaaggagaagtcTAGCAGTATCGGTAATGTCAAGCGAGTGTTGAATGCCCTACatgtggagatgatggagggtGGCTACTCTGAGGGCTACGTGCATGAGGATGGCGAG TACCTCATGATTCACCGAGTTCATCCCGTCACCCACAAGGGATACATGCTCGTTGCTCATACGGCTTATCCGGGCTTCAAAGGTCGAGGATGGG TCAAACCCATTAGACTTGGTCGAACTTCTATCTCATATATCTTCGGTGCCTCTATCGAGACCCGCTTTGAAGAATGGGAGGATCACCCGTCTACTCATCGTGGTATCCCGTCAACCCTTACAGAGATTGCTCCCCCTGAGATTACCAAAGGCAttgagaatggagaagagtatCAAGAAGTTGTCGTGCCAGAAGAGTTCGCTCCCGGAAGCATCATGGTCTTTGCTACTCAGATGAGC GATATTTCTGGTGACTTGGATGCTTTCTGCAAAGAAGGTGCTATAGATGCTATGAGCCAACTGGACTTGGTAGACCTTAacgtcatcctccacaGGGCTGACGGTGAAGAGCAGGATGCTACCG GTGGTGATGGTACTTACACTATCCCCAACTACGGCTCCATTACTTTCTGCGGCCTTGAAGGCTGGATGCATCCTTTGCGAGAGATCACCAAGAAGAACGATCTCGGTCATCCTCTCTGTCAACACTTGCGAGAAGGTACCTGGGCATTTGACTACGTTGTAAACAGGTTGAACAA GCAAACTTTTGATCTGCCTCGCCTTCAGGCTCCTGCCAAGTGGTTCGCTTCCCGCTTCGATCAGATTAAGGCTACTGCCCCCTCTTTCATGCGTCCGAAGTACTTCTCCCTCGTCATTCACGAAGCTTACAAGGCAGCCCGCCGGGCTGTTGTTGAGCAATGCTCTGAGTTTGTTTCTTCTGGCCATTCACTCACTCACGATCTCGCCTTGTGCTCTGTGCAAATGTATGGCTTGGTGAAGAGTGCCAGCTTGGATCCCGGAAGAGCTGTGCCAAGTCTGGCCGCCGGTTTGCCCCATTTCGCCGCTGGTTGGGCTAGATGTTGGGGACGAGACGTT TTCATCTCTCTTCGAGGTCTTTTCCTTACTACTGGTAACTATCCAGCTGCTAGGGCCCATATATTATCCTTCGGCAGCACTCTCAAACACGGCTTGATCCCCAACTTGCTCGACTCAACGCGAAATCCTAGGTATAACTGTCGCGATGGCCCTT GGTGGTTCATTCAAAACATCCAGGATTACACCCACATGGCCCCCAACGGTTTGACCATTCTTTCTGACAAGGTCAAGCGCCGATTCCCTGCGGATGACACCTGGGTTGCTTGGGATAGCCCGAGAGCCTACGAGTATGAGAGCAGCGTTGCTGAATTGATTCAAGAGATCTTGCAGAGGCATGCCGAGGGTATCGAATTCAGGGAGTACAAT GCTGGGCCCAACCTCGATATGGACATGCGGGACGAAGGGTTCAACCAGAAGATTTGGGTTGATTGGGAGACTGGAATCATCTTTGGTGGTAACAGATACAACTGTGGTACCTGGATGGACAAGATGGGTTCATCTGAAAAGGCGGGTAACAAGGGCCTTCCTGCAACCCCTCGGGATGGTGCTCCCATTGAGATCACCGGTCTACTCAAGAGTGCCCTTACTTGGCTTGATAAGTTGAGCAAAGGTGGAAAATTCCCTTTCAAGGGCGTGAATGCTTCTG tCAAGGGCCAAAAGCGTCTAGTGACGTACAAAGAATGGTCTGACCTCATCCAAGCCGCATTCGAGAAGCATTATTACGTTCCCAGCGACCCTGCTGAAGACGACAAGTACGTTATCAACAAGGGTTTGGTCAATCGCCGAGGTATCTACAAGGATGTATTTGGAACTCCAAAGGATAGGGAGTGGAGCGACTACCAG CTTCGATGCAACTTCACTCTTCCGATGATTGTCGCTCCTGAGCTTTTCACACCTTCCAAAGCCGTTGGCGCATTAAATATTGCCGATGCTGTGCTTCGCGCTCCTCTTGGTATGAAGACCCTTGACCCTTCTGACAGCCAATATCGAGGCGACTACTACAACTCGAATGATAGTACAGATCAAGCCATTGCCAAGGGCTGGAAC TATCACCAAGGCCCTGAGTGGGGCTTCCCTCTTGGCTGGTTCCTCATGGCTTATCTCAAGTTCGACCGTCTCGCCGGTGAAGGCAAATCT AATCCCACCAAGACTATGCATTACATCTCCAATATCCTTAGGAATCTGGCCCGCCACATTGAAAGTGATCCATGGCGAGGCTTGCCGGAGCTAACCAATAGCA ACGGAAGCTTCTGCTATGACTCCTGTAACACTCAGGCATGGAGCGCAAGTACGATTCTCGATGTACTGGAGGAAATGCACAAGGCTGGGAAGAATTAG
- a CDS encoding endo-1,3(4)-beta-glucanase: MLKLALAAAATIASIQVSATTYPLSDSFSGTSFFDGFRFPVETYDNTTNGDVFWATADNTSLLYVNDNNRVIIKVDNESDVVYLQKRYAPKLLSQKTWDIGTVWVMDAVHMPYGCSVWPAFWTQGPNWPAGGEIDISEGINLRSNNMVALHTTGGTCTISNSSSMSGSITYDNCDISQNSDSGCTVNDTNTDSYGAGFAAAGGGVFVAEWATDGIRVWFLTRDAVPDSLGVSASSIDTSSLGEPVALYSSETCDVQNLFGPQTLTIDITLCGDFAGNADLLAETCGALVGDNTCYTTYVVNNQASNLAQAYYEINYINVYSSSNSSSSNASTTSTATDGVATSATSGSGSTASASASGNGSSSGAGRVEAVLGGLLGALLFGLAMIL, translated from the exons ATGCTCAAACTTGCTCTCGCCGCCGCGGCGACTATCGCATCCATCCAAGTCAGTGCCACCACCTATCCTTTGAGCGACTCTTTCTCTGGCACCTCATTCTT TGACGGATTCCGTTTCCCTGTCGAGACTTATGACAACACTACCAA TGGAGATGTCTTTTGGGCCACTGCGGACAACACCTCTCTCCTTTACGTCAACGACAACAACCGTGTCATCATCAAAGTCGACAATGAATCCGATGTTGTCTATCTCCAAAAACGATATGCCCCTAAACTACTCAGTCAGAAGACCTGGGATATCGGTACTGTCTGGGTGATGGATGCTGTGCATATGCCTTATGGTTGCAGTGTTTGGCCTGCTTTCTGGACTC AGGGACCTAACTGGCCTGCTGGAGGCGAGATTGATATCTCTGAAGGTATTAACCTTCGTAGCAACAACATGGTTGCTCTCCACACCACTGGTGGGAC CTGCACGATCTCAAACTCATCTTCCATGTCCGGCTCAATCACTTACGACAACTGCGACATTTCCCAAAACTCAGACTCAGGATGTACAGTTAATGACACCAACACTGATTCATACGGTGCGGGCTTTGCAGCCGCGGGTGGTGGTGTGTTCGTTGCCGAATGGGCGACTGATGGGATCAGGGTTTGGTTCTTGACT AGAGACGCCGTGCCAGATTCTTTGGGCGTTAGCGCCTCTTCCATTGACACTTCAAGTCTTGGTGAACCAGTTGCCCTGTATAGCTCTGAGACTTGCGATGTGCAAAATCTCTTTGGCC CTCAAACTCTTACTATCGACATCACTCTCTGTGGCGATTTCGCCGGTAACGCCGATCTTCTTGCAGAGACTTGCGGTGCCTTGGTAGGCGATAACACTTG TTACACGACCTATGTCGTCAACAACCAAGCATCCAACCTCGCCCAAGCGTATTATGAGATCAATTATATCAACGTTTACTCCTCTTCtaactcttcttcttccaacgcGAGCACGACTTCTACCGCTACTGATGGTGTGGCCACATCCGCTACTTCCGGATCTGGTTCTACCGCCAGCGCTAGTGCGAGTGGGAACGGGAGCTCAAGTGGTGCTGGAAGGGTCGAGGCCGTTCTTGGTGGCTTGTTGGGTGCTTTACTGTTCGGCCTTGCGATGATTCTTTAA
- a CDS encoding mitochondrial protein gives MNDNAGLYDISKPRFDLGTYGGRLAYFYSTTSPLTLLASSEKLQQAQKDVTRFESQIKENGKAGTWVTREQKAAYDNAKQLVNSSIHPDTGRPVPLPFRMSAFVPTNLIICAGMLMPNPSLKSVIFWQWANQTLNVAVNFSNANKSIEMTPQEIGTAYVAATFTSVFLAVSLTRLVPRLRISPTTKDLLAKLVPFASVASAGVVNISCIRWKEMRDGVEVFKVTHDPVEGYEQKQDLGKSAKAGQMAVMQSAASRVLTNIPILIIPPMVMTLLTNKGAFSGPRGKLTSSLTQLTLIGLSLGVFLPPAIAYFPQRASTSPAKLENRFKQYEGPIYFNKGL, from the exons ATGAACGACAACGCTGGCCTCTACGACATCT CTAAACCTCGCTTTGACCTCGGCACCTACG GCGGTCGTCTCGCGTACTTTTACTCTACCACCTCCCCGctcaccctcctcgcctCTTCTGAAAAGCTCCAGCAAGCTCAGAAGGATGTCACCCGTTTCGAATCCCAGATCAAGGAGAATGGTAAAGCCGGGACGTGGGTGACCAGAGAACAAAAGGCGGCTTATGACAATGCCAAGCAGT TGGTCAACTCATCAATACACCCCGATACTGGCAGGCCAGtgcctttgcctttcaGGATGTCGGCCTTTGTACCTACCAACTTGAT AATATGC GCGGGTATGCTCATGCCCAACCCAAGTTTGAAGAGCGTCATCTTCTGGCAATGGGCGAACCAGACTCTTAACGTTGCT GTCAACTTTAGCAACGCCAACAAGTCTATCGAGATGACCCCTCAGGAAATCGGCACTG CGTACGTCGCCGCCACATTCACCTCCGTCTTCCTCGCCGTCTCTCTCACCCGCCTCGTCCCCCGCCTCCGCATCTCCCCCACCACCAAAGACCTCCTCGCCAAGCTCGTCCCCTTTGCCTCCGTCGCCAGCGCCGGTGTGGTCAATATCTCCTGTATCcgatggaaagagatgcGTGACGGTGTGGAAGTGTTCAAGGTTACGCATGACCCTGTTGAGGGGTATGAGCAAAAGCAGGATTTGGGGAAGAGTGCGAAAGCTGGCCAGATGGCTGTCATGCAGAGTGCAGCCAGTAGAGTACTCACCAACAT TCCCATACTTATCATCCCCCCAATGGTCATGACCCTCCTCACCAACAAGGGTGCATTCTCCGGCCCCCGTGGTAAACTCACTTCGAGCCTCACCCAGCTCACGCTCATCGGTCTCTCCTTGGGGGTATTCTTGCCCCCGGCGATTGCCTACTTCCCTCAAAGGGCTTCTACGTCTCCTGCAAAGTTGGAGAATCGGTTCAAGCAGTATGAAGGACCTATTTACTTTAACAAGGGTCTTtaa